Genomic segment of Luteolibacter arcticus:
AAGGACATGAGGATCGGGGTAGGGGATGAACTCACGCTCGATATCCAAGGCGTGCCGGTGAAGGCCCGGGTCACGAGCCTGCGCAAGGTCGACTGGAGCCGCTTCAACCTGAATTTCTTCATGGTCTTCCCGCCGGGCGTGCTGGAGGACGCGCCCGGTTTCCATGTGGTGACGACCAAAACGCCCACTCCGGCCGCCTCGGGCGAGCTCCAGCGGTCCCTGATCGCCGAGTTCGCCAACGTCACTGCCATCGATCTCACGCTGATCCTGGAAACGGTGCGGGACATTCTGAACAAAATCTCGACCGTCGTTTCGGTGCTGGCCGGCTTCACCGTGCTGGCGGGGCTACCCATTGTCATCGGCACCTTGCTCAATGGGCGGGACGTGCGGCTGCGGGAAAGCGTGCTGCTGCGGACCTTGGGTGCCTCTGCAAAACAGGTGCGGACGATCCTGGTGATCGAGTATGCCGCGCTTGGCCTGCTCTCGGCGCTGACCGGTGTGCTGCTGGCCGTGGCGGGGAATGCAGCGCTGGCGATCTTCCTTTTCAAGGGCTCGCCATGGCCCGACCTCGGGGTGGTGATTGGGGCCTTTGTCGCGGCGACCGGCATCTCCGTGATCGGCGGCCTGGCCCTCAGCCGCGGTGTCTGTCATCACCCGCCGCTGGAGATCTTGCGGAGCGGAGTATAGCGGGTTGTTTCCCTCACGAAACTCTGGTATGAAGTTTCCATGATCGCACTCGCCGAGATCCGCGAACTTCCTCTTCACGACAAGTTGAGGATGATGGAGGCATTGTGGGACGGTATTGCCCCGCAGGAGGACGAGCTGGAAGTGCCGGAATGGCACAAGGAGATCCTGGACCATCGCGACCGAATGGTTGTGGAGGGCAAGGCGGTGTTCATTGATTGGGAAGTCGCCAAGCAGCAAATCCGCGACGAGATTTCATGAAAATCGAGATCTTGGATCTCGCCCGCCGGGATCTGGTGGAGGGTTTTCGCTTTTACGAAGGCCGCGAGCAGGGGCTGGGAGCCTACTTTCTCGACAGCTTGTTCTCCGATATCGATTCACTGCGAATCCATGGAGGAATGCACCGGCAGCCCTACCGGAATCTGCATCGAGCGCTTTCGAAGCGCTTCCCGTTTGCCATCTATTACACCGTTGAGGGCGTGGTGGTCAGTGTCAGAGCAGTGGTGGATTGTCGCAGGAGTCCGTCGTGGATCAGGGAGCACCTTCGGCGTGCATAAAATTTCACGACAGACTTCGTTGAAATAGCTAGAGCTTCCCGGGCGTTGAGGTCGGGAATGGATTTGTTGGATCACCCCGATGGAGGCGCAGGCTCGGCATGAGGCATCTGGTGCGTTTCCCGATCGTTTTCCTCGCACTGTGGGCGTTGCTCCACGGGGTGAGCAAGATCGTGCGCCTGTCGCCGGAGTGGCCGCTGTGGGCTGTGGCCCTGGCGGGTGCGGCGGCGGCGGAGTTGGTTCTCGGGCTTTATCGCTACGAATCGGGCGCGGTGACGCCGGGGCGGGGCCGCTGGGTGGTAGGCCTGCGGCTGATGGCGCTGGCGGTGCTCGGCTGGATCCTGATCGAGCCGGTATGGGTTCGGATGGTCGAGCGCGACCGGAATCGCGAACTGGTGGTGGTGCTG
This window contains:
- a CDS encoding addiction module protein, with the translated sequence MIALAEIRELPLHDKLRMMEALWDGIAPQEDELEVPEWHKEILDHRDRMVVEGKAVFIDWEVAKQQIRDEIS